One window from the genome of Methylomarinovum caldicuralii encodes:
- a CDS encoding integron integrase, giving the protein MVRILRTHHYSIRTEAAYRDWVLRFLALTGRPPEALESRDVCAFLSHLAMERRVSQSTQRQALNALNFFFRHLLERELDLGDGFRPAKRGRRLPVVLSRDEVARLLDELEGTAQLMAGLLYGTGMRLMELIRLRVQDVDFERQLIVVRDGKGRKDRVVPLPQRYRDALRRHLEARRRQFERDRIEGPISVYLPDALARKYPNAATDWRWQYVFASGRLSHDPRSGQRRRHHIHENTLQKAIQKAAQRAAIPKRVNCHALRHSFATHLLEAGYDIRTVQELLGHADVSTTMIYTHVLNKPGLPPVVSPADF; this is encoded by the coding sequence ATGGTCAGGATCCTGCGCACTCACCACTACTCCATTCGCACCGAAGCGGCTTACCGCGACTGGGTGCTGCGTTTTCTCGCCCTCACCGGCCGTCCGCCGGAGGCGCTGGAATCCAGGGATGTCTGTGCCTTCCTGTCCCATCTGGCGATGGAAAGACGGGTTTCCCAAAGTACCCAGCGGCAGGCGCTGAACGCCCTCAACTTCTTTTTCCGTCACCTGCTGGAGCGAGAACTGGATTTGGGTGACGGGTTTCGCCCCGCCAAACGTGGCCGCCGCCTGCCGGTGGTGTTGAGCCGTGACGAGGTCGCCCGTCTGTTGGATGAGCTGGAAGGGACGGCACAGCTGATGGCTGGGCTTCTGTATGGCACCGGTATGCGCCTCATGGAATTGATCCGCCTTAGGGTGCAGGACGTGGATTTCGAACGCCAGCTGATCGTGGTGCGCGACGGCAAGGGGCGCAAGGACCGCGTCGTTCCCCTGCCGCAGCGCTATCGCGACGCCCTGCGGCGGCATCTGGAGGCCCGCCGCCGTCAGTTCGAACGTGACCGGATCGAAGGACCGATATCCGTCTATCTGCCCGATGCGCTGGCGCGCAAGTATCCCAATGCCGCCACCGACTGGCGCTGGCAGTATGTGTTCGCCTCCGGCCGTCTGTCCCACGACCCGCGCTCCGGCCAGCGGCGCCGCCATCACATCCACGAGAACACCCTGCAGAAGGCGATCCAGAAAGCCGCCCAGCGGGCCGCCATTCCCAAACGGGTCAACTGCCACGCCCTGCGCCATTCCTTCGCCACCCATCTGCTGGAGGCCGGCTACGACATCCGTACGGTGCAGGAACTGCTCGGGCATGCGGACGTTTCCACCACCATGATTTATACTCACGTGCTCAACAAACCTGGCCTGCCGCCGGTGGTCAGCCCGGCGGATTTCTGA
- a CDS encoding Nif3-like dinuclear metal center hexameric protein, whose product MAIRRDDLTAFFTELLQPGRFPDYGPNGLQIEGCENIERIAFAVSATVQSAEAAVATGAQALVVHHGLFWKFHGARPLTGPFARRVFPLVRNAVNLYGYHLPLDAHLEVGNAAALARRLGMSGWEPFGDYQGVSTGVQGQLPEPCRPAALRQRLEAVLDHPVLLASPDPKAPVRTLGIITGGANGEWRQALAAGLDAYLTGEMSEHDWHESQEAGIHMFAGGHHATEQFGIQDLMARVQAAFPVECVYLPCDNPA is encoded by the coding sequence ATGGCGATACGGCGCGACGACCTGACGGCTTTCTTCACCGAACTGCTGCAGCCGGGACGATTCCCGGACTACGGACCCAACGGCCTGCAGATCGAGGGCTGCGAAAATATCGAAAGGATTGCCTTCGCCGTCTCGGCCACGGTGCAGTCTGCCGAGGCGGCCGTAGCGACCGGCGCCCAGGCGCTGGTGGTCCATCATGGCCTGTTCTGGAAGTTCCACGGCGCCCGCCCCCTGACCGGCCCCTTCGCCCGCCGGGTCTTTCCCCTGGTCAGGAATGCGGTCAACCTGTACGGCTACCACCTGCCGCTCGACGCCCACCTGGAAGTGGGCAACGCCGCCGCCCTGGCCCGGCGCCTGGGGATGAGCGGCTGGGAACCCTTCGGCGATTACCAGGGGGTCAGCACCGGCGTCCAGGGGCAGCTGCCCGAACCCTGCCGGCCGGCGGCGCTGCGGCAACGGCTGGAGGCGGTTCTCGATCACCCGGTCCTGCTCGCCTCCCCCGATCCGAAGGCCCCGGTTCGCACCCTGGGCATCATCACCGGCGGCGCCAACGGCGAATGGCGTCAGGCCCTGGCGGCGGGGCTCGACGCTTACCTGACCGGGGAGATGAGCGAGCACGACTGGCACGAAAGCCAGGAGGCGGGCATCCACATGTTCGCCGGCGGTCACCACGCCACCGAACAGTTCGGCATCCAGGATCTGATGGCCAGGGTGCAGGCGGCCTTTCCGGTGGAATGCGTCTATCTGCCCTGCGACAATCCGGCCTGA
- the pntB gene encoding Re/Si-specific NAD(P)(+) transhydrogenase subunit beta, with amino-acid sequence MPESVIIVSYIAATILFILALKGLSHPETARMGNLFGIVGMALAIIATVLSDRVNAYGLVIAAMAIGGAVGIYVARKVQMTQMPELVAILHSLVGLAAVLIGYANYLDPTAAFEGVAKTIHETEIYLGVLIGAVTFTGSVIAWGKLCGKISGKPVLLPGRHWINLALLVAAVVLGKWFLNAESIGIGLIPLILMTLIAFAFGVHMVMAIGGADMPVVVSMLNSYSGWAASATGFMLSNDLLIVTGALVGSSGAILSYIMCRAMNRNFLSVIAGGFGTEGGAGAARVEGEVQAIDPQEAAALLENAKKVIIVPGYGMAVAQAQYVVAEIVKTLREKGVDVRFAIHPVAGRMPGHMNVLLAESKIPYDIVYEMDEINDAFPETDVAVVIGANDIVNPAAEEDPDSPIAGMPVLEVWKARTCIVLKRSMATGYAGVDNPLFFRDNTRMLFGDAKDSLEKVLGALKHS; translated from the coding sequence ATGCCAGAGAGCGTCATTATCGTTTCCTACATCGCCGCGACCATCCTGTTCATCCTCGCCCTCAAGGGGCTGAGTCACCCGGAAACCGCCCGCATGGGCAACCTGTTCGGCATCGTCGGCATGGCCCTGGCGATCATCGCCACGGTGTTGTCGGACAGGGTGAACGCCTACGGCCTGGTGATCGCCGCCATGGCCATCGGCGGGGCGGTGGGCATTTATGTGGCCCGCAAGGTGCAGATGACCCAGATGCCGGAGCTGGTGGCCATCCTCCACAGCCTGGTGGGGTTGGCGGCGGTGCTGATCGGTTACGCCAACTATCTCGATCCCACCGCCGCCTTCGAAGGGGTGGCCAAGACCATTCACGAGACGGAGATCTATCTCGGGGTCCTGATCGGGGCGGTGACCTTCACCGGCTCGGTGATCGCCTGGGGCAAGCTGTGCGGCAAGATCTCCGGCAAGCCGGTGCTGCTGCCCGGGCGGCATTGGATCAACCTGGCGCTGCTGGTGGCGGCGGTCGTGCTGGGCAAGTGGTTCCTCAACGCCGAGAGCATCGGGATCGGCCTGATCCCGCTGATCCTGATGACCCTCATCGCCTTCGCCTTCGGGGTGCACATGGTGATGGCCATCGGCGGCGCGGACATGCCGGTGGTGGTGTCGATGCTAAACAGCTACTCGGGCTGGGCGGCCTCGGCCACCGGTTTCATGCTTTCCAACGACCTGCTCATCGTCACCGGCGCTCTGGTGGGCTCCTCCGGGGCCATCCTCAGCTACATCATGTGCCGGGCGATGAATCGCAACTTCCTCAGCGTCATCGCCGGCGGTTTCGGTACCGAGGGCGGTGCGGGCGCCGCCAGGGTGGAAGGCGAGGTGCAGGCTATCGATCCGCAAGAGGCCGCCGCCCTGCTGGAAAACGCCAAGAAGGTCATCATCGTGCCCGGTTACGGCATGGCGGTGGCCCAGGCCCAGTACGTGGTTGCCGAGATCGTCAAGACCCTGCGGGAGAAGGGCGTGGACGTGCGTTTCGCCATCCATCCGGTGGCAGGGCGGATGCCGGGGCACATGAACGTGTTGCTGGCCGAGTCCAAGATCCCCTACGACATCGTCTACGAAATGGACGAGATCAACGACGCGTTCCCGGAAACCGACGTGGCGGTGGTCATCGGCGCCAACGACATCGTCAATCCGGCCGCCGAGGAGGACCCCGACAGCCCCATCGCCGGCATGCCGGTGCTGGAGGTCTGGAAGGCCAGGACCTGCATCGTCCTCAAGCGCAGCATGGCCACCGGCTATGCCGGCGTGGACAATCCGCTGTTCTTCCGCGACAACACCCGGATGCTGTTCGGGGACGCCAAGGATAGTCTGGAGAAGGTGCTCGGCGCATTAAAGCACTCATAG
- a CDS encoding Re/Si-specific NAD(P)(+) transhydrogenase subunit alpha translates to MRIGVPREVHEGERRVATTPQVAEQLRKLGFTVAVEKGAGEAANFPDDAYREAGAEIIDDARRLWAESDIVLKVRPPEVHPFCGPEVELLREGGTLIGFVWPAQNQDLLQQFAARKATVLAMDCIPRISRAQKMDALSSMANCAGYRAVIEAAEHFGSFFTGQVTAAGKVPPAKVLVIGAGVAGLAAIGAAVGMGAIVRAFDVRPEVRDQVESLGAEFLQVEMDEEAVKTEGGYAKEVKEAFIKKEMELFARQAEEVDIIITTALIPGKPAPTLITAGMVESMKTGSVIVDLAAEQGGNCELTEPGKVVKKYGVTIVGYTDLPSRMPTTASQLYATNLRHLLGELCPEKDGIIHVDMDDVVIRSATVVKEGQITWPPPPIPVSKEEKKPAAPPPVKEKQPEAEKKRIPQEWITLGLMALAGLGLYGLGLVTPPEFLSHFTVFVLACFVGYMVIWNVTPALHTPLMSVTNAISGIIVIGALIQISSPGIVLKLLAFIAVLIASVNIFGGFWVTQRMLGMFKKGQ, encoded by the coding sequence ATGAGAATCGGGGTACCAAGAGAGGTCCACGAGGGGGAGCGCCGGGTGGCGACGACCCCCCAGGTGGCCGAGCAATTGCGAAAGCTGGGGTTTACGGTTGCCGTCGAGAAGGGCGCCGGGGAAGCGGCCAACTTCCCTGACGACGCCTATCGTGAGGCCGGGGCGGAAATCATCGACGATGCCCGCCGGCTGTGGGCCGAGTCCGACATTGTCCTCAAAGTCCGCCCGCCCGAGGTCCATCCCTTCTGCGGCCCGGAAGTCGAACTGTTGCGGGAAGGGGGGACGCTGATCGGTTTCGTCTGGCCGGCCCAGAATCAGGATTTGTTGCAACAGTTCGCCGCCAGAAAGGCCACGGTGCTGGCGATGGACTGCATTCCGCGCATCTCCCGCGCCCAGAAGATGGACGCCTTGAGCTCCATGGCCAACTGTGCCGGCTACCGGGCGGTGATCGAGGCCGCCGAACATTTCGGTAGTTTCTTCACCGGCCAGGTGACCGCCGCCGGCAAGGTGCCCCCGGCCAAGGTGCTGGTCATCGGCGCCGGGGTGGCCGGGCTGGCCGCCATCGGGGCGGCGGTGGGCATGGGCGCGATCGTGCGCGCCTTCGACGTCCGTCCCGAAGTGCGCGACCAGGTGGAAAGTCTGGGGGCCGAGTTCCTCCAGGTGGAAATGGACGAGGAGGCGGTCAAGACCGAAGGGGGATACGCCAAGGAGGTCAAGGAGGCGTTCATCAAGAAGGAGATGGAGCTGTTCGCCCGCCAGGCCGAGGAGGTGGACATCATCATCACCACCGCCCTGATTCCCGGCAAGCCGGCGCCGACGCTGATCACCGCCGGCATGGTGGAATCGATGAAGACCGGCAGCGTCATCGTCGATCTGGCCGCCGAGCAGGGCGGCAACTGCGAACTGACCGAGCCGGGCAAGGTGGTGAAGAAGTACGGGGTCACCATCGTCGGCTACACCGATCTGCCCAGCCGCATGCCCACCACCGCCAGCCAGCTCTATGCCACCAACCTGCGCCATCTGCTGGGCGAGCTTTGTCCGGAGAAGGACGGAATCATCCACGTGGACATGGACGACGTGGTGATCCGCAGCGCCACCGTGGTCAAGGAAGGCCAGATCACCTGGCCGCCGCCGCCGATTCCCGTCTCCAAGGAAGAAAAGAAACCGGCCGCTCCGCCGCCGGTGAAGGAAAAGCAACCGGAGGCGGAGAAGAAGCGGATTCCGCAGGAATGGATCACCCTGGGGTTGATGGCCCTGGCCGGCCTGGGACTGTACGGCCTGGGGCTGGTGACGCCGCCGGAATTCCTGTCCCACTTCACCGTGTTCGTGCTGGCCTGCTTCGTGGGCTACATGGTGATCTGGAACGTCACCCCGGCGCTGCACACGCCGCTGATGAGTGTCACCAACGCCATCTCCGGCATCATCGTCATCGGTGCCCTGATCCAGATCTCGTCACCGGGCATCGTCCTGAAACTGCTCGCCTTCATCGCGGTGCTGATCGCCAGCGTCAATATCTTCGGCGGTTTCTGGGTGACCCAACGCATGCTCGGCATGTTCAAAAAAGGACAATAA
- a CDS encoding mitochondrial fission ELM1 family protein yields the protein MLLNHRAGENNQILALAEALGWPFEIKRFTYRRGVPYLLLGASLAAIDRLRSDPLTPPWPDLIISASARNEAICRWIQREAARDGHRVRLVHIGRPFNRLNRFDLVITTPQYRLPRRPNVLHNTTTLHRVMPQRLAGEAARWQDRFAHLPGPKVAVLIGGSSGPYVMNAVAARALARQAQALAAGKGGSLLVTTSARTRRGVLEAFLENVEVPVCAYQWRRDDPDNPYFAYLALADEIVVTCDSLSMLTEACATGKPVHLFDLEAVRRSPWDWHPERLRAALYRWAMDWLPKRLTRDLSLVHRQLAVEGRVVWLGETARPVTPLNPPSLTDIERATRRVRALFREQPRIQPLLNAAFS from the coding sequence GTGCTGTTGAATCACCGCGCCGGTGAGAACAACCAGATCCTGGCGCTGGCCGAAGCGCTCGGCTGGCCGTTCGAGATCAAGCGCTTTACCTACCGCCGGGGAGTTCCCTATCTGCTCCTCGGTGCCTCTCTTGCCGCCATCGACCGCCTGCGTTCCGACCCGCTCACCCCGCCGTGGCCGGATCTGATCATTTCCGCCTCCGCCCGCAACGAGGCCATCTGCCGCTGGATCCAGCGTGAGGCCGCCCGCGACGGCCACCGGGTGCGGCTGGTCCATATCGGTAGACCGTTCAACCGCCTCAATCGTTTCGATCTGGTGATCACCACCCCCCAGTACCGCCTGCCGCGGCGGCCCAACGTGCTCCACAACACCACCACCCTGCACCGGGTGATGCCGCAGCGGCTGGCCGGGGAGGCCGCCCGCTGGCAGGATCGGTTCGCCCATTTGCCCGGGCCCAAGGTGGCGGTGCTGATCGGCGGCTCCAGCGGCCCTTACGTGATGAACGCTGTCGCGGCCCGGGCGCTGGCGCGGCAGGCCCAGGCGCTGGCGGCGGGCAAGGGTGGCAGCCTGCTGGTGACCACCAGCGCCCGCACCCGCCGCGGGGTTCTGGAGGCGTTTCTGGAAAACGTCGAGGTGCCCGTGTGCGCCTATCAGTGGCGCCGCGACGATCCCGACAACCCCTATTTCGCCTATCTGGCGCTGGCGGACGAAATCGTGGTGACCTGCGACAGTCTGTCCATGCTGACCGAAGCCTGCGCCACCGGCAAGCCCGTCCATCTGTTCGATCTGGAGGCGGTCCGCCGTTCCCCCTGGGACTGGCACCCCGAACGCCTGCGGGCGGCGCTCTATCGCTGGGCCATGGACTGGCTGCCCAAGCGTTTGACCCGCGATCTCTCCCTGGTTCACCGTCAACTGGCGGTCGAAGGACGGGTCGTCTGGCTGGGGGAGACGGCCCGGCCCGTCACCCCCCTCAATCCCCCGTCGTTGACCGACATCGAACGGGCGACAAGACGCGTCCGCGCCCTGTTTCGGGAACAGCCCCGGATTCAGCCGCTGCTGAACGCCGCTTTTTCCTGA
- a CDS encoding sulfotransferase domain-containing protein yields the protein MYNLWKILSRQLTLKLAFFLPEARKIALERYLRGKEEARKLRLCDAVIVSYGKSGRTWLRVMLSRFYKTRHGLPGDQLIGFDNLHRKDPAIPKLFFTHDNYLKDYTGHRDSKQDYYGHKVVLLARDPRDVAVSQFFQWKFRMRPAKKKLNQYPPHGADISLYDFVMHETAGLPKIIDFLNLWAREMPRIEEFLLVRYEDLRADTPGQLRRLTEFLGTPGTEEQIRDAVDYASVENMRKLEQEKKFWLSGSRMVPKDKSNPNSYKVRRAKVGGWRDYFDDEQVARINELVESRLDPVYGYTEAR from the coding sequence ATGTACAACCTCTGGAAAATCCTCTCCCGGCAACTGACCCTGAAACTGGCCTTCTTCCTCCCGGAAGCACGCAAGATCGCCCTGGAGCGCTACCTGCGCGGCAAGGAGGAAGCGCGCAAACTGCGCCTTTGCGATGCGGTCATCGTCTCCTACGGCAAGAGCGGCCGCACCTGGCTGCGGGTGATGTTGTCGCGTTTCTACAAAACCCGGCACGGCCTGCCCGGCGACCAGCTGATCGGTTTCGACAACCTGCACCGCAAAGACCCGGCCATCCCCAAGCTGTTCTTCACCCACGACAACTATCTGAAGGACTACACCGGCCACCGCGATTCCAAGCAGGACTACTACGGCCACAAGGTGGTGCTGCTGGCCCGCGACCCCCGCGACGTGGCCGTGTCCCAGTTCTTCCAGTGGAAATTCCGCATGCGCCCGGCGAAGAAGAAGCTCAATCAGTACCCGCCCCACGGGGCCGACATCTCCCTGTACGATTTCGTCATGCACGAAACCGCAGGTCTCCCCAAGATCATCGACTTCCTGAACCTGTGGGCCCGGGAGATGCCCAGGATCGAGGAATTCCTGCTGGTGCGCTACGAGGACCTGCGCGCCGACACCCCCGGCCAGCTGCGGCGCCTGACGGAATTTCTCGGCACCCCCGGCACCGAGGAACAAATCCGGGACGCGGTGGACTACGCCTCGGTGGAGAACATGCGCAAGCTGGAGCAGGAGAAGAAATTCTGGCTCAGCGGCAGCCGCATGGTCCCCAAGGACAAGTCCAATCCCAATTCCTACAAGGTCCGGCGCGCCAAGGTGGGCGGCTGGCGCGACTATTTCGACGACGAGCAGGTGGCCCGGATCAACGAACTGGTGGAAAGCCGGCTCGATCCGGTCTACGGCTACACCGAAGCGAGGTGA
- a CDS encoding DEAD/DEAH box helicase — MTFPDRFHPAVTAWFRGTFTTPTPCQLQAWEALSRGRHALIAAPTGAGKTLAAFLAAIDDLVRRAAAGTLADSVQVLYVSPLKALSHDVEKNLNQPLQAIQQQLTLASPVRAQCRTSDTSTAARRAMAKRPPHILVTTPESLYILLTSASGRRMLSTVRTVIVDEIHAVIATKRGAHLALSLERLQRLTGHEFTRIGLSATQRPLKTVARFLLGAIPLEHCTLIDAGHLRRLDLDIELPDLPLEAVLSQEAAKSIHDRMAGLIGRHRTTLIFVNTRRQAERVARALSERLGENQVTAHHGSLSRQQRLEAENRLKAGQLKALVATASLELGIDIGDVDLVCQLGVTDSVATLLQRIGRAGHGPGRRPKGRLFPTTRDELVTALALIDTVRRGELEPCTIARPHLDVLAQQIVAAVAMEDFSEDDLYALVRRAAPYRGLPRETFDQVVAMLAEGYATSRGRRGAYLHRDRIQKRLRARRGARLTAVTCGGAIPDTADYRVILEPSGEVIGTVDEDFAIESLAGDIFQLGNSSWRVLRLEKDGLRVEDAQGQPPTIPFWFGEAPGRSEVLANAVSRLREEIWTGSREVAREGGSQGRREPFPGGSNRGHPGRERPEPHPPAPPASTQHLQVNPEAVRQAVDYLTAAGKALGTMPTRERIVLERFFDEAGDLHLVIHSPYGSRLNRAWGLALRKRFCRSFNFELQAAATEDALLLSLGSGQSFPLESVKAFLSSASVRHLLTQAIFDNPLFTARWRAVATISLAVRRFRAGKRTPPYLVRMEAEDLVTAVFPDQLACLENIQGDREIPDHPLVRQAIDDCLREAMDVEGLEAVLRGIETGAIEVVARETVEPSPLAAEMVGARVYAFLDGAPLEERRVRAVSQRRWLDPAEAGDLARLDPKAIERVRAEARPQPRDAEELLDALLACGYLLDTEIEPGWHPWLTELQAAGRACRLGPRWIAAEHWPRWRSISAEPPRPLPALPPELAAETWEAEEALTAIVRARLGISGPVTAAELAAATGVGAAAVEQALLRLEQEGSVLQGDYGWCERGLLARIHRLTLQKLRAEIEPVSSARFLAFFLQRWQHLHPDTRLRGPDALKAVLEQLEGFEAPAPVWERALLPARLPDYDPAWLDRLCQSGRFVWARLTPSGRRTPVRRLPVAFLPRRRLPLWLDPDRPASQSPSALRVLETLAREGALFFDELQELTRLLPSQLEDALAELAAQGQVSCDSFEGLRALLLPESKKRRYRRLLSGLENAGRWQRLRPAGTDADAVEHRARVLLRRYGIVFRALAAREAAMPPWLELVRVYRRLEAQGEIRGGRFVAGQFGEQFALPEAVTLLRRTATDEPPAAPGSGDPLALVTGILPGLDRTGEPA; from the coding sequence ATGACCTTTCCCGACCGTTTCCATCCCGCCGTCACCGCCTGGTTCCGCGGGACGTTCACCACCCCCACCCCCTGCCAGTTGCAGGCTTGGGAGGCGCTGAGCCGCGGCCGCCACGCCCTCATCGCCGCCCCCACCGGCGCCGGCAAGACCCTGGCCGCCTTCCTCGCCGCCATCGACGATCTGGTGCGCCGGGCCGCGGCCGGCACCCTGGCCGATTCGGTCCAGGTGCTCTACGTCTCCCCCCTCAAGGCCCTGAGCCACGACGTGGAGAAGAACCTGAACCAGCCCCTGCAGGCCATCCAGCAGCAGCTGACCCTGGCTTCCCCCGTCCGCGCCCAGTGCCGCACCAGCGACACCAGCACAGCCGCCCGCCGGGCGATGGCCAAACGCCCGCCCCACATCTTGGTCACCACCCCGGAATCCCTGTACATCCTGCTCACCTCCGCCAGCGGCCGGCGCATGCTCAGCACGGTGCGGACCGTCATCGTCGACGAGATCCACGCGGTCATCGCCACCAAGCGCGGCGCTCATCTGGCCCTGTCCCTGGAACGCCTGCAGCGCCTGACCGGGCACGAATTCACCCGCATCGGCCTGTCCGCCACCCAAAGGCCGCTGAAAACCGTGGCCCGTTTCCTTCTGGGGGCCATCCCCCTGGAGCATTGCACCCTCATCGACGCCGGCCACCTGCGCCGGCTCGACCTGGACATCGAACTGCCGGACCTGCCCCTGGAGGCGGTGCTGTCCCAGGAGGCGGCCAAGTCCATCCACGACCGCATGGCCGGGCTGATCGGCCGCCACCGCACCACCCTGATCTTCGTCAACACCCGCCGCCAGGCGGAGCGGGTCGCCCGCGCCCTGAGCGAACGCCTGGGAGAGAACCAGGTCACCGCCCACCACGGCAGCCTGTCGCGCCAACAGCGCCTCGAGGCCGAGAACCGGCTCAAGGCCGGGCAGCTCAAAGCCCTGGTGGCCACCGCCTCCCTGGAACTGGGCATCGACATCGGCGATGTGGACCTGGTGTGCCAGCTCGGCGTCACCGACTCGGTCGCCACCCTGCTGCAGCGGATCGGGCGCGCCGGCCACGGCCCGGGCCGCCGTCCCAAGGGGCGGCTGTTTCCCACCACCCGCGACGAGCTGGTCACCGCCCTGGCCCTGATCGACACCGTGCGCCGCGGTGAACTGGAACCCTGCACCATCGCCCGCCCCCACCTGGACGTGCTGGCCCAGCAGATCGTCGCCGCGGTGGCGATGGAAGACTTTTCCGAGGACGACCTCTACGCCCTGGTGCGCCGCGCCGCTCCCTACCGCGGTCTGCCCCGGGAAACCTTCGACCAGGTCGTCGCCATGCTCGCCGAAGGCTACGCCACCTCCCGCGGGCGCCGCGGCGCCTACCTGCACCGCGACCGCATCCAGAAACGCCTGCGGGCCCGCCGCGGCGCCCGTCTGACCGCGGTCACCTGCGGCGGGGCGATCCCCGACACCGCCGACTACCGCGTCATCCTGGAACCCTCCGGCGAGGTCATCGGCACCGTGGACGAGGATTTCGCCATCGAAAGCCTCGCCGGCGACATCTTCCAGCTCGGCAACAGCAGCTGGCGGGTACTGCGGCTGGAAAAGGACGGCCTGCGGGTCGAGGACGCCCAGGGCCAGCCGCCCACCATTCCCTTCTGGTTCGGCGAAGCCCCCGGACGCAGCGAAGTGCTGGCCAATGCGGTGTCGCGGCTGCGGGAGGAAATATGGACAGGAAGTCGGGAAGTGGCGCGGGAGGGCGGTTCTCAGGGACGCCGTGAACCCTTCCCTGGAGGCTCGAATCGCGGCCATCCGGGCCGCGAACGCCCTGAGCCCCACCCTCCCGCGCCACCCGCCTCGACACAGCACCTCCAGGTCAATCCCGAGGCCGTCCGCCAGGCCGTCGATTACCTCACCGCCGCCGGCAAGGCCCTGGGCACCATGCCGACCCGGGAACGCATCGTCCTCGAGCGTTTCTTCGACGAAGCCGGCGACCTGCATCTGGTGATCCACAGCCCCTACGGCAGCCGCCTCAACCGCGCCTGGGGCCTGGCCCTGCGCAAGCGTTTCTGCCGCAGTTTCAACTTCGAGCTCCAGGCCGCCGCCACCGAGGACGCCCTGCTGCTGTCGCTGGGATCCGGCCAGAGCTTTCCCCTGGAAAGCGTGAAGGCGTTTCTCAGCAGCGCCAGCGTCCGTCACCTGCTCACCCAGGCGATCTTCGACAATCCCCTGTTCACCGCCCGCTGGCGCGCGGTGGCGACCATCTCCCTGGCGGTGCGCCGCTTCCGCGCCGGCAAACGCACCCCGCCCTATCTGGTGCGCATGGAAGCCGAGGACCTGGTCACCGCGGTGTTCCCCGACCAGCTCGCCTGCCTGGAGAACATCCAGGGCGACCGGGAAATCCCCGACCACCCCCTGGTGCGGCAGGCCATCGACGACTGCCTGCGGGAAGCGATGGACGTCGAGGGTCTGGAGGCCGTTTTGCGCGGCATCGAGACCGGCGCCATCGAGGTGGTTGCGCGGGAGACCGTGGAACCCTCCCCCCTGGCGGCGGAAATGGTGGGGGCGCGGGTGTACGCCTTCCTCGACGGCGCCCCGCTGGAGGAACGCCGGGTGCGGGCCGTCTCCCAGCGGCGCTGGCTCGACCCGGCCGAGGCCGGCGATCTGGCCCGCCTCGATCCCAAGGCCATCGAACGGGTCCGCGCCGAGGCCCGGCCCCAGCCCCGCGACGCCGAGGAGCTGCTCGACGCCCTCCTGGCCTGCGGCTACCTGCTGGATACGGAGATCGAGCCCGGCTGGCACCCCTGGCTGACGGAACTCCAAGCCGCCGGGCGCGCCTGCCGCCTGGGACCGCGCTGGATCGCCGCCGAGCACTGGCCCCGCTGGCGGTCGATCTCTGCGGAACCCCCCCGGCCGCTTCCGGCACTGCCGCCGGAGCTGGCGGCCGAAACCTGGGAAGCGGAGGAAGCCCTGACCGCCATCGTCCGCGCCCGCCTCGGCATCAGCGGTCCGGTCACCGCCGCCGAACTGGCCGCCGCAACCGGCGTCGGGGCGGCCGCCGTGGAACAGGCCCTGCTGCGGCTGGAACAGGAAGGCAGCGTGCTTCAGGGCGACTACGGCTGGTGCGAGCGGGGGCTGCTGGCCCGCATCCACCGCCTCACCCTGCAGAAGCTGCGGGCCGAGATCGAGCCGGTGTCGTCCGCCCGCTTCCTGGCCTTTTTTCTGCAGCGCTGGCAGCACCTTCATCCCGACACCCGGCTGCGCGGCCCCGACGCCCTCAAGGCCGTCCTGGAACAGCTGGAAGGCTTCGAGGCGCCGGCACCGGTATGGGAACGGGCGCTCCTGCCGGCCCGCCTGCCGGACTACGACCCGGCCTGGCTCGACCGCCTGTGCCAGTCGGGCCGTTTCGTCTGGGCCCGTCTGACCCCGAGCGGCAGACGCACCCCGGTGCGCAGGCTGCCCGTCGCCTTCCTGCCGCGCCGCCGCCTGCCCCTGTGGCTCGACCCCGACCGCCCCGCCTCCCAGTCGCCATCCGCCCTGCGGGTGCTGGAAACCCTGGCCCGGGAGGGCGCCCTGTTCTTCGACGAACTCCAGGAACTGACCCGGCTGCTGCCGAGCCAGCTGGAGGACGCCCTGGCGGAACTGGCCGCCCAGGGGCAGGTCAGCTGCGACAGCTTCGAGGGTCTGCGGGCGCTGCTGCTGCCGGAGTCCAAAAAACGCCGTTATCGCCGCCTGCTTTCCGGCCTGGAAAACGCCGGCCGCTGGCAGCGATTGCGGCCGGCCGGGACGGATGCCGACGCGGTGGAGCACCGCGCCCGGGTTCTGCTGCGCCGTTACGGCATCGTCTTCCGTGCCCTGGCCGCCAGGGAGGCCGCCATGCCGCCGTGGCTGGAGCTGGTCCGGGTCTACCGCCGTCTGGAGGCGCAGGGGGAAATCCGCGGCGGCCGTTTCGTCGCCGGCCAGTTCGGGGAACAGTTCGCCCTGCCGGAGGCGGTGACGCTGCTGCGCCGGACAGCGACAGACGAACCGCCCGCCGCGCCCGGCAGCGGCGATCCCCTCGCTCTGGTCACCGGCATCCTGCCCGGGCTGGACCGCACCGGCGAGCCGGCCTAG